The Halictus rubicundus isolate RS-2024b chromosome 3, iyHalRubi1_principal, whole genome shotgun sequence genome includes a region encoding these proteins:
- the LOC143352996 gene encoding protein arginine methyltransferase NDUFAF7, mitochondrial isoform X1, with product MFQMFRKCIKDYGLLETRLLSNCRKTTYLVCSSTCSSHSNGEKLSDLYRHLHSKIVACGPITVAEYMKEVLTHPTAGYYMKKDVFGEKGDFTTSPEVTQLFGEMIAVWILHEKLRIAKCPFQIVELGPGRGTLIKDILRVFHQLNVLSDISVHLVEISPALSLIQANNLCKTTKEHNILENEAKHNYVPHYREGVTEDNVNVYWYYSVKDIPKKFSIFLAHEFFDALPIHKFQRTDRGWNEVLVDIITGSKEEKFRYVLSNVQTPATLYISNDEKRNHVEVSPQTLVIVEYIAQYLQEYSGFALICDYGHSGDKTDTFRAFHQHKLHDPLSYPGIADLTADVDFALIKKVAEKDNSLLTFGPITQARFLKNLGIDVRLQMLLQNASKEVRKRLESEYQMIMDESKMGSKFKVLSLFPFILKDQFQKLPVAGFSNEREG from the exons atgtttcaaatgtttcgGAAATGTATTAAGGATTATGGATTGTTAGAAACAAGATTATTATCCAATTGTCGCAAAACAACTTACCTCGTTTGTTCATCAACCTGTTCGTCGCATTCAAATGGAGAAAAGCTATCGGATCTTTATCGACATTTACATTCGAAAATCGTAGCATGTGGACCTATTACCGTTGCCGAATACATGAAGGAAGTTTTAACTCATCCAACTGCGGGTTATTATATGAAGAAAGATGTTTTCGGAGAAAAAGGTGATTTTACAACATCTCCAGAAGTTACACAGTTATTTGGAGAA ATGATAGCAGTTTGGATACTTCATGAAAAACTAAGAATCGCTAAATGTCCCTTTCAAATTGTCGAGTTAGGTCCAGGTAGAGGAACTTTAATTAAAGATATATTGCGG GTATTTCATCAACTAAACGTTTTAAGCGACATATCAGTACACTTGGTGGAAATCAGTCCTGCTTTATCTCTAATTCAAGCAAACAATTTGTGTAAAACAACCAAAGAGCATAACATTCTAGAAAACGAGGCTAAACATAATTATGTGCCTCATTATAGAGAAGGTGTCACAGAAGATAATGTCAATGTATATTGGTATTATTCGGTTAAGGATATACCTAAAAAGTTTAGTATATTTTTagcacatgaatttttcgaTGCTCTGCCAATACATAAATTTCAG AGAACTGACAGAGGATGGAATGAAGTTTTGGTGGATATAATCACAGGAAGtaaggaagaaaaatttcgttatGTATTATCAAATGTACAAACACCTGCTACGCTTTATATCTCT AATGATGAAAAACGAAATCACGTAGAAGTCAGCCCACAAACTCTCGTAATAGTAGAGTATATAGCTCAGTACTTGCAGGAATACAGTGGATTTGCTTTGATTTGCGACTACGGACATAGCGGAGACAAAACAGATACATTTCGCGCATTTCATCAGCACAAACTGCACGATCCACTTTCATATCCAGGAATTGCAGATTTGACGGCGGATGTCGATTTTGCACTTATAAAAAAGGTTGCAGAGAAAGACAACAGCCTATTAACTTTCGGTCCGATAACTCAAGCACGTTTTCTAAAAAATCTTGGGATCGATGTACGGTTGCAAATGCTTTTACAAAATGCTTCAAAAGAAGTACGAAAACGTTTAGAATCTGAATATCAAATGATAATGGACGAAAGTAAAATGGGGAGTAAATTTAAAGTTTTATCTCTATTTCCTTTTATTTTGAAAGATCAGTTCCAGAAACTACCTGTAGCAGGATTCTCGAATGAACGAGAAGGGTAA
- the LOC143352996 gene encoding protein arginine methyltransferase NDUFAF7, mitochondrial isoform X2 produces the protein MFSEKKVILQHLQKLHSYLEKYMIAVWILHEKLRIAKCPFQIVELGPGRGTLIKDILRVFHQLNVLSDISVHLVEISPALSLIQANNLCKTTKEHNILENEAKHNYVPHYREGVTEDNVNVYWYYSVKDIPKKFSIFLAHEFFDALPIHKFQRTDRGWNEVLVDIITGSKEEKFRYVLSNVQTPATLYISNDEKRNHVEVSPQTLVIVEYIAQYLQEYSGFALICDYGHSGDKTDTFRAFHQHKLHDPLSYPGIADLTADVDFALIKKVAEKDNSLLTFGPITQARFLKNLGIDVRLQMLLQNASKEVRKRLESEYQMIMDESKMGSKFKVLSLFPFILKDQFQKLPVAGFSNEREG, from the exons ATGTTTTCGGAGAAAAAGGTGATTTTACAACATCTCCAGAAGTTACACAGTTATTTGGAGAAGTAT ATGATAGCAGTTTGGATACTTCATGAAAAACTAAGAATCGCTAAATGTCCCTTTCAAATTGTCGAGTTAGGTCCAGGTAGAGGAACTTTAATTAAAGATATATTGCGG GTATTTCATCAACTAAACGTTTTAAGCGACATATCAGTACACTTGGTGGAAATCAGTCCTGCTTTATCTCTAATTCAAGCAAACAATTTGTGTAAAACAACCAAAGAGCATAACATTCTAGAAAACGAGGCTAAACATAATTATGTGCCTCATTATAGAGAAGGTGTCACAGAAGATAATGTCAATGTATATTGGTATTATTCGGTTAAGGATATACCTAAAAAGTTTAGTATATTTTTagcacatgaatttttcgaTGCTCTGCCAATACATAAATTTCAG AGAACTGACAGAGGATGGAATGAAGTTTTGGTGGATATAATCACAGGAAGtaaggaagaaaaatttcgttatGTATTATCAAATGTACAAACACCTGCTACGCTTTATATCTCT AATGATGAAAAACGAAATCACGTAGAAGTCAGCCCACAAACTCTCGTAATAGTAGAGTATATAGCTCAGTACTTGCAGGAATACAGTGGATTTGCTTTGATTTGCGACTACGGACATAGCGGAGACAAAACAGATACATTTCGCGCATTTCATCAGCACAAACTGCACGATCCACTTTCATATCCAGGAATTGCAGATTTGACGGCGGATGTCGATTTTGCACTTATAAAAAAGGTTGCAGAGAAAGACAACAGCCTATTAACTTTCGGTCCGATAACTCAAGCACGTTTTCTAAAAAATCTTGGGATCGATGTACGGTTGCAAATGCTTTTACAAAATGCTTCAAAAGAAGTACGAAAACGTTTAGAATCTGAATATCAAATGATAATGGACGAAAGTAAAATGGGGAGTAAATTTAAAGTTTTATCTCTATTTCCTTTTATTTTGAAAGATCAGTTCCAGAAACTACCTGTAGCAGGATTCTCGAATGAACGAGAAGGGTAA
- the LOC143352231 gene encoding putative ATP-dependent RNA helicase DDX55 homolog, with translation MKTQNWNELEAPLSDSVLKTIEELKYPYMTPVQAASIPLLLKGKDVAAEAVTGSGKTVAFIVPVLEILQKQKETWKPTEVGAIIISPTRELAIQIHEVLQKFLNNLPHLKQMLLVGGVTIAEDAERLKGGANIIVATPGRLEDILSNCKSINLAARVKSLEILILDEADRLLDLGFSTSLDTILSYLPRLRRTGLFSATQTKELQQLIRAGLRNPALISVKEKANISTPSNLVNNYTIVNVEYKFSTMIDFIQRKGTNLKYMIFLSTCACVDYFSHIVQEMLPSVKVLAIHGKMKNKRYKIFDEFRRIESGILICTDVMARGVDISEINWVLQYDPPCSASSFVHRCGRTARIGNKGSALLFLLETEDAYVDFIKRNQKVDLEKLDIKPSIRLYDKCLKCARDLQKKDRLLFDKANRAFVSYIQAYNKHECNLILRLKDVDLGKLAMSFGLLRMPRMPELKGRDTSSFKQEDIDVNSVAYLNKQREQNRLEKLKTFQDSGVWPTVCKRKHKQTEPWSETKKRKLEKQENRKKRKEKKIKQKMSANLTKKPKKKISQQDIEELAKDVALIKKLKKKKISQEEFDTAFGIDQSVAPRESTGKVGSWQSYSQQSLAVAAEKSREVQAGPRYLSKSLHRVSSFILPETHKGNMEDLNKLGAKIVKAEIMGDTKLVAELKIQLKKARELATNAETVILTRTDTKGVTRPLEYRNQSTDSSRSRKRKTVQTHNAGKRMLHYFDDDKYSLQQLFQREKGRSVDEDDAAFTKVASRNTNMDDIFEEQITRVQESSKRDQKDRSLAIKEHKRLSKSLDTCHWCIDSKYMLKHMIVAMDSEICLSLPAYTSLTEGHCMITPVQHIACQLHLDENTWEKLKAFKQALYNMFAEQNKYPVFYEVYKNRYKFVHMQLECVPLPKEVGELIPMYFKKALLECETEWSMNKKIVNLEHKDIKQTIPNGLSYFMVEFESGKGYAHVIEDEHLFPKNFAEEIIGGMLDLDHDVWRKPRKETFDRQREKVLKFVETWKNYDCTITDCT, from the exons atgaaaACACAAAATTGGAACGAATTGGAAGCACCTTTAAGTGATTCCGTATTAAAAACTATCGAAGAATTGAAATACCCTTACATGACACCAGTACAG GCAGCTTCTATACCACTGTTATTAAAAGGTAAGGATGTTGCGGCGGAAGCAGTAACAGGTAGTGGAAAGACAGTTGCTTTCATAGTACCAGTATTAGAAATTTTACAG AAACAAAAAGAGACATGGAAACCCACAGAGGTTGGAGCGATAATAATCAGCCCTACGAGAGAACTGGCAATACAAATACATGAAGTActacaaaaatttttaaataacctTCCACACTTGAAACAAATGTTACTTGTTGGTGGTGTAACGATCGCGGAAGATGCAGAGCGACTTAAAGGTGGTGCTAACATTATTGTAGCAACACCTGGTAGATTAGAAGATATACTATCAAATTGTAAAAGTATCAATCTGGCTGCACGTGTAAAATCATTG gaaatattaattttagatGAAgcggatagattattggatttAGGTTTCTCCACGTCTTTGGATACAATATTAAGTTATTTACCTCGTCTCAGAAGAACAGGTTTATTTTCTGCTACACAAACGAAAGAACTGCAACAACTAATTAGAGCAGGATTAAGAAATCCAGCTTTAATATCTGTTAAAGAAAAAGCAAATATTTCGACGCCATCAAACTTAGTAAACAATTATACCATTGTGAATGTAGAgtacaaattttccacgatgaTAGATTTTATACAGCGAAAAGGAACTAACTTAAAGTATATGATTTTTTTATCTACATGTGCTTGTGTAGACTATTTCAGTCACATTGTTCAGGA AATGTTGCCGTCGGTTAAAGTACTTGCGATACATGGTAAAATGAAGAATAAGAGGTACAAaatatttgacgaatttcgACGTATAGAAAGTGGTATTTTAATTTGTACAGATGTAATGGCTCGTGGTGTAGATATTTCAGAAATCAATTGGGTATTACAGTACGATCCCCCTTGCTCGGCTAGCAGCTTCGTACATAG GTGCGGCAGAACTGCCAGAATTGGAAACAAAGGAAGTGCACTGTTATTTCTTCTGGAAACAGAAGATGCATATGTAGATTTTATTAAACGGAATCAAAAAGTAGATTTAGAGAAACTCGATATAAAACCATCTATACGTTTATATGATAAATGTTTAAAATGTGCGAGAGATTTACAAAAAAAGGATCGATTACTTTTCGATAAAGCTAACAGAGCATTTGTATCGTACATACAAGCATACAATAAGCATGAATGTAATTTAATACTCAGACTAAAAGATGTCGACTTGGGAAAACTTGCAATGAGCTTTGGCTTGTTACGTATGCCTCGGATGCCTGAGCTTAAAGGAAGAGATACATCGTCGTTTAAGCAAGAAGACATTGACGTTAATTCAGTCGCTTACTTAAATAAGCAAAGAGAGCAAAACCGCTTAGAGAAACTTAAGACATTTCAAGATAGCGGAGTATGGCCCACTGTATGCAAACGTAAACACAAACAAACTGAACCGTGGTCCGAAACTAAGAAAAGAAAACTGGAAAAGCAAGAGAATCGTAAAAaacgaaaagagaaaaaaattaaacaaaaaatgtcCGCGAATTTAACGAAAAAACCGAAAAAGAAGATAAGTCAACAGGATATCGAGGAACTTGCAAAAGACGTAGCATTgataaaaaaactaaaaaagaagaag atttcacAGGAAGAATTTGACACTGCTTTTGGAATTGATCAATCA gtcGCGCCTAGGGAAAGTACAGGGAAAGTAGGGAGTTGGCAGTCCTACTCCCAACAGTCGCTCGCAGTCGCAGCAGAGAAGAGCAGAGAGGTCCAAGCAGGTCCAA GATACTTGTCAAAAAGTCTCCATAGAGTTTCTTCATTTATCCTTCCGGAGACCCACAAAGGAAATATGGAAGATCTAAATAAATTAGGGGCAAAAATTGTTAAAGCAGAGATAATGGGTGATACT AAACTCGTTGCTGAATTAAAAATTCAGCTGAAGAAAGCTAGGGAACTTGCAACGAATGCTGAAACTGTAATTCTCACAAGGACCGATACGAAAG GTGTTACAAGACCACTGGAGTATAGAAATCAGTCTACAGATTCATCAAGAAGTAGGAAACGAAAAACTGTACAAACTCACAATGCAGGAAAAAGAATGCTACATTATTTCGACGATGACAAATATTCGTTGCAACAATTA TTCCAACGAGAGAAAGGAAGGTCTGTCGACGAAGATGATGCTGCATTTACTAAAGTTGCATCTAGG AACACGAACATGGATGATATATTCGAAGAACAAATTACGCGAGTTCAAGAGAGTTCGAAACGAGATCAGAAGGATCGTTCTCTTGCTATCAAGGAGCACAAACGCTTATCAAAAAGTTTAGACACTTGTCACTGGTGTATCGACTCAAAATACATGTTAAAACATATGATCGTTGCAATGGACTCTGAAATATGTTTGAGTCTTCCTGCGTATACCTCTTTAACCGAAGGACATTGTATGATCACACCGGTACAGCATATTGCTTGTCAATTGCACTTGGATGAAAATACTTGGGAAAAGTTAAAG GCATTTAAACAGGCTTTGTACAACATGTTCGCGGAACAAAACAAGTATCCAGTGTTTTATGAAGTTTATAAAAATCGTTACAAATTTGTACATATGCAATTGGAATGTGTTCCCCTACCAAAAGAAGTAGGTGAACTAATTCCTATGTACTTCAAG aaagCATTATTGGAATGTGAAACAGAGTGGTCTAtgaacaaaaaaattgttaatcttGAACACAAGGACATAAAACAAACCATACCAAATGGTTTATCCTATTTCATGGTCGAATTTGAAAGCGGCAAAGGATACGCGCATGTCATAGAAGATGAACATttgtttccaaaaaattttgCAGAG GAGATCATTGGTGGAATGTTAGATTTAGATCATGATGTATGGCGTAAACCTAGGAAAGAAACTTTCGATCGACAACGAGAAAAGGTATTAAAATTTGTGGAAACTTGGAAGAATTATGATTGCACAATTACGGATTGTACGTAA
- the LOC143352994 gene encoding uncharacterized protein LOC143352994, protein MIESDQSDKDNLNDSLDSNEHTKKRLREESSDDENAHSSPKKLCTSDNKITFEETKLEHKSEINGSVANIKEDTSITEGGAKDTNISDSTQDAKDTNISSSKEDARCTDATEEILCSAKSENENKEICIINNVRESETEKTTDNEHKDSIPVESETNDNTKEPIAKNEEAEEDEKNGKPKKKRDKSQIEDTEVVEGLELSVECASDKESSSSSESENEKDKKPKPKTIIIKAKPNDSELDISSSEAEKSDLQDASEVKPKQNTKKGKRKARTSFSKPTDGDSEENDDVSDEDYSPRTKRKLKKTQANKRKSSSESKGNHDRAKKIDQQLDEKVEEEKEEENSDTIDDKNTEEVSSTKKIKPSDRRIEVLKKYIRTAGIRVKSYNTIWAGCKSNAAKIRCLEELLEKNGVSGKPTLEKCKKAKERNERLKDIAELNTSNIISEGRVTRAQRKRETPMEHRQARSTLKRVLRVVDSDSE, encoded by the exons ATGATCGAATCTGATCAAAGCGATAAAGACAACCTTAACGACTCCTTGGACAGCAATGAACATACAAAGAAGAGACTACGCGAAGAAAGCTCAGACGACGAAAATGCACATTCGTCTCCCAAAAAGTTATGTACTTCAGATAATAAAATCACATTTGAAGAAACAAAATTAGAACACAAATCAGAGATAAATGGCAGTGTAGCGAATATAAAAGAAGATACAAGCATCACCGAAGGAGGCGCAAAAGACACCAATATCTCTGATAGTACACAAGATGCAAAAGATACAAATATTTCTAGCAGCAAAGAAGATGCAAGATGTACAGACGCGACAGAAGAAATACTTTGTAGTGCAAAATCTGAAAATGAAAACAAAGAGATTTGTATTATTAATAACGTTAGAGAAAGCGAGACTGAGAAAACAACTGACAACGAACACAAG GATAGTATTCCTGTAGAGTCTGAGACAAATGACAACACAAAGGAACCAATTGCAAAGaacgaagaagcagaagaagatgAGAAAAATGGCAAGCCTAAGAAAAAACGTGACAAGTCTCAAATTGAAGACACAGAAGTGGTCGAAGGATTAGAACTTTCAGTCGAATGTGCGAGCGATAAAGAATCTTCGAGTTCATCTGAATCCGAAAATGAAAAGGACAAAAAACCTAAACCAAAGACAATAATTATTAAAGCCAAACCTAACGATTCAGAACTCGACATTAGTTCTTCCGAAGCAGAAAAATCAGATTTACAAGACGCGTCTGAAGTGAAACCCAAGCAAAATACAAAGAAAGGGAAAAGAAAGGCTCGTACTTCTTTCAGTAAGCCAACAGACGGTGATTCCGAAGAAAACGACGATGTTTCCGACGAAGATTATAGTCCTCGAACTAAAAGAAAACTTAAGAAAACACAGGCGAACAAAAGGAAATCATCCTCCGAATCAAAAGGAAATCACGATAGAGCAAAGAAAATAGATCAGCAATTAGATGAAAAagtggaggaggagaaggaggaagaaAATTCTGATACAATAGACGATAAGAACACAGAGGAAGTTTCAAGCACGAAAAAAATTAAACCAAGCGATAGGAGAATAGAAGTGCTGAAAAAGTACATCAGAACCGCTGGAATACGTGTTAAATCGTACAACACTATTTGGGCCGGATGTAAATCGAATGCTGCAAAGATACGATGTCTCGAGGAATTACTAGAAAAAAATGGAGTCAGTGGAAAGCCAACTCTGGAAAAGTGCAAAAAGGCTAAAGAAAGAAACGAGAGACTCAAGGATATTGCTGAACTGAATACgagcaacattatatcggaag GACGTGTTACACGTGcccaaagaaaaagagaaacccCCATGGAACATCGTCAAGCACGCTCTACTTTAAAGAGAGTTTTAAGAGTTGTTGATAGCGAttcagaataa
- the Tes gene encoding testin LIM domain protein, which yields MTDTRENDDHPKWLLELENRKRKPRLAHEAGAGASCVICKDTCPGLDLHFWRKTCKNCKCSKDDHDVNDEDFPQFDLLFGSSKKYKKKPTLLRIHNRKDQAQEAFEWIPPDTTKEIATEYMKALPAEKLPIKGSAGAALRRQLLQKQLPLHDIEYDVCDKLSEQEKKHFEKYLENIKKYVGQGAVTKMLSARPFDRLLMTPANATDMQLCSPQNKHDTPKINMVQLRTPSSFMAKTPYKKDLHAKLDIYESSLPVSTTLNNSGATPIRERCNRIGNNCEVVKSEPVKGERFDHLKCFDSESVTPSRNSFEYFDELSKCKNPSTSPSHSKSINDDDDDEAFIAESILADALLPPSTVHTNDIIGSTLDRKGLMFIREKLANRYGNQGNYQPQMPCNTSSFAKDCDTSDLLRNHVTSQSINNDNENDDVKTIIAATRTTYPSGVSSLSQGNVQSVEKNTVQSTGIDGENEIMRTKFEKLESTPLDLMASHSNLMKNSPLPIPSFQTCTQYSNANNHQAKLDNFTVPSTIIHSEKLHNHPFPGQSIVYGVGTNQPEHLEGAIENLTINPAKQQKCHKCEEVICVGDVAVIAEKAKNAMWHPGCFVCDTCNELLVDLVYFYYKNKLYCGRDLPSLMGIPRCFACDELIFLREYTVAEGHNYHVKHFCCWDCDIPLAGKQYTTENDRPLCLPCYQKTYAKTCNTCNNVIAADQQGVALKDLNFHATGVCFRCYICKKNLLQARTAVKDKKLFCSKECIAMFLQPTT from the exons ATGACCGATACAAGAGAAAATGATGATCATCCGAAATGGTTGTTAGAATTAGAAAATCGAAAAAGAAAG CCTCGATTGGCGCACGAAGCTGGAGCAGGAGCCTCTTGCGTGATTTGCAAAGATACATGTCCGGGTTTGGATTTACATTTTTGGAGAAAGACTTGCAAAAATTGTAAATGCAGTAAAGACGATCACGATGTAAACGACGAAGATTTCCCACAGTTCGATCTGCTGTTTGGATCCTCCAAGAAGTATAAGAAGAAACCAACAT TGTTGCGTATACATAATCGAAAGGACCAAGCGCAAGAAGCATTTGAATGGATTCCACCTGatacaacaaaagaaattgCTACGGAATATATGAAAGCTCTACCCGCGGAAAAACTACCCATTAAAGGTTCAGCAGGTGCAGCCTTGAGAAGACAGTTATTGCAAAAGCAGTTGCCTCTTCACGATATAGAGTACGATGTTTGCGATAAGTTGAGCGAACAagaaaagaaacattttgagaagtatttggaaaatataaagAAGTACGTAGGACAAGGAGCAGTGACGAAG ATGCTGAGTGCTCGCCCGTTCGATCGGTTGCTAATGACGCCTGCTAATGCCACTGACATGCAACTCTGCAGTCCACAAAATAAACACGACACACCAAAAATTAACATGGTTCAGTTACGTACACCGAGTAGTTTCATGGCCAAAACTCCATATAAAAAAGACCTACACGCAAAATTAGACATCTATGAATCGTCGTTGCCCGTTTCAACAACGCTAAATAATTCCGGCGCGACACCAATTCGTGAGAGATGTAATAGAATTGGTAACAATTGTGAAGTAGTAAAGTCGGAACCAGTCAAGGGCGAACGTTTCGATCATTTGAAATGTTTCGATTCCGAATCGGTTACGCCGTCGCGGAACTCATTTGAATATTTCGACGAATTAAGTAAATGCAAGAATCCATCGACTTCTCCCTCGCATTCGAAATCGAtaaatgatgatgatgatgatgaagcGTTTATTGCAGAATCTATATTAGCAGATGCACTACTTCCACCCAGTACGGTACATACCAATGACATAATCGGTAGTACGTTAGATCGAAAGGGTTTGATGTTCATACGAGAGAAACTTGCAAATAGATATGGTAATCAAGGAAATTACCAACCGCAAATGCCATGTAATACATCTAGTTTCGCAAAAGATTGCGATACCAGTGATTTATTAAGAAACCACGTTACATCGCAAAGTATAAATAATGATAACGAGAACGATGATGTAAAAACTATTATTGCTGCTACGAGAACGACATATCCATCCGGTGTATCGAGTCTGTCGCAAGGCAACGTTCAATCTGTGGAAAAAAACACCGTTCAATCCACGGGAATAGATGGGGAAAATGAAATAATGAGAACCAAGTTTGAAAAACTTGAATCAACTCCTCTGGATCTAATGGCATCGCATTCGAACTTGATGAAAAATTCACCTTTGCCAATCCCATCGTTTCAAACATGTACACAATATTCGAACGCAAATAATCATCAAGCAAAGTTGGACAATTTTACAGTACCGTCCACTATTATTCATTCCGAAAAATTGCATAATCATCCATTCCCTGGCCAGAGTATTGTTTACGGTGTCGGGACAAATCAACCAGAACACCTTGAGGGTGCGATAGAAAATCTAACAATAAATCCTGCTAAACAACAAAAATGTCATAAATGCGAAGAAGTAATATGTGTTGGCGATGTGGCTGTAATTGCGGAAAAAGCTAAAAATGCTATGTGGCATCCTGGATGTTTTGTGTGTGATACGTGCAACGAATTATTAGTAGATTTAGTATAtttttactacaaaaacaaattaTATTGTGGAAGAGATTTGCCGTCGCTGATGGGAATCCCTAGATGTTTTGCCTGTGACGAG ctTATTTTCTTGCGAGAGTATACTGTCGCGGAAGGGCATAATTATCACGTCAAACATTTTTGTTGTTGGGATTGCGATATTCCTTTGGCTGGAAAACAATATACCACAGAAAATGATCGCCCACTATGCCTACCATGTTATCAAAAAACATACGCCAAAACGTGTAACACGTGTAACAATGTAATTGCTGCGGATCAGCAAGGTGTTGCTCTGAAAGATTTAAATTTTCATGCCACAGGTGTTTGCTTTCGCTGttatatttgcaaaaaaaatttattacaagcTCGAACAGCAGTTAAGgataagaaattattttgtaGCAAAGAATGCATTGCAATGTTCTTGCAACCAACAACATAA